The proteins below come from a single Molothrus ater isolate BHLD 08-10-18 breed brown headed cowbird chromosome 33, BPBGC_Mater_1.1, whole genome shotgun sequence genomic window:
- the LOC118700771 gene encoding zinc finger protein 239-like: MEQEEKPWRSRTRSGCKPSPGSCREERAPLSQECGRRSSQSLELVEKPHGREKPHRCLECGKGFSQRCNLIQHQRIHTGERPYKCEECGKSFRQSSGLIQHQVIHTGVRPYKCGDCWKSFRDSSDLIRHQMIHTGEKPYGCGECGKSFNQRSHLIQHQRIHTGERPYTCLECGKSYGWSSDLRKHQRTHTGERPYECPECGKRFHISSTLLVHQRIHTEERPFRCPDCGKGFNRKFALVSHQRIHSRERP; this comes from the coding sequence ATGGAACAGGAGGAGAAGCCCTGGAGATCCCGCACAAGGAGtggctgcaaacccagcccagggagctgcagggaggaaagaGCCCCCCTGAGCCAGGAATGCGGCCGGAGATCCAGCCAGAGCTTGGAGCTGGTGGAGAAGCCTCATGGCAGGGAGAAGCCACACAGGTGCTTGGAATGTGGGAAGGGTTTCAGCCAGAGGTGCAACCTGATCCAGCACCAaaggatccacactggggagaggccctacaagTGTgaggagtgtgggaagagcttcagacAGAGCTCTGGCCTAATTCAGCACCAGGTGATCCACACTGGGGTACGGCCCTACAAATGTGGGGATTGTTGGAAAAGCTTCAGAGACAGCTCTGACCTGATCCGgcaccagatgatccacactggcGAAAAGCCCTATGgatgtggggaatgtgggaaaaGCTTCAACCAGAGATCCCACCTGATCCAGCACCAGAGGATCCACACAGGGGAACGGCCCTACACCTGcttggaatgtgggaagagctaTGGGTGGAGCTCAGACCTGAGAAAACACCAGCGCacccacactggggagaggccctacgagtgtcctgagtgtgggaagaggtttcacaTCAGCTCCACTCTCCTCGTACATCAGCGGattcacacagaggagaggcccttccgctgCCCCGATTGCGGGAAGGGCTTCAACCGCAAATTCGCCCTCGTCTCCCACCAGCGCATCCACTCCAGGGAGAGGCCCTAa